Proteins from a single region of Catellicoccus marimammalium M35/04/3:
- a CDS encoding sulfite exporter TauE/SafE family protein produces the protein MGSILLMVIVVFIAAIVQSTSGFGFGIVCTAILPMVMPYKQAVPLILLTCMFLQVVVMVRLWKHISWKLLILPAIGSIICSSISVNFMLGLSDRTLHLILGIFLWVLALYMIFLAPKVKLKGDNPWIGLVAGSLSGFMSGMFTIGGPPMVAYFDAIVDDSLTYQSTLQVYFFLTCSSTLVNNILHGNFTSSLVLPACFTIVSCLVGTLVGMKILHKISMSMVRRLAYLMMMVAGTYNLIQLFF, from the coding sequence ATGGGCAGTATTCTTTTGATGGTCATCGTTGTATTTATTGCGGCCATTGTCCAAAGTACGAGTGGCTTTGGTTTTGGTATTGTTTGTACAGCGATTTTACCTATGGTTATGCCTTATAAACAGGCTGTACCATTGATTTTACTTACTTGTATGTTTTTACAAGTTGTCGTGATGGTACGACTTTGGAAACATATTTCGTGGAAATTATTAATTTTACCAGCGATTGGTTCAATCATTTGTAGCAGTATTAGTGTGAATTTCATGTTAGGCCTAAGTGACCGCACGTTACACTTAATTTTAGGAATTTTCCTTTGGGTGCTTGCGTTATACATGATTTTCCTTGCACCAAAAGTAAAATTAAAAGGGGATAATCCTTGGATTGGACTTGTTGCAGGTTCGCTTAGTGGATTTATGAGTGGAATGTTTACGATTGGTGGACCACCAATGGTTGCTTATTTTGATGCGATTGTGGATGATTCATTAACTTATCAATCTACATTACAAGTGTATTTCTTTTTAACTTGTAGCAGTACGCTCGTGAATAATATTTTACATGGAAACTTTACTAGTTCCCTTGTTTTACCTGCTTGTTTCACGATTGTTTCTTGCTTAGTGGGAACTCTTGTAGGAATGAAGATTTTACATAAAATTTCTATGTCTATGGTCCGCCGCTTAGCCTATTTAATGATGATGGTCGCAGGTACTTATAATTTAATCCAATTATTCTTTTAA